One Desulfovibrio fairfieldensis genomic window carries:
- a CDS encoding GntR family transcriptional regulator, whose protein sequence is MGIMKNRAEPEGIATKSLVAYKMIRDMILSGAALPGTRLILVELERKLGVGRGPIRDALLLLGQSGLVQIVPYKGAVVMLPPSYREMELIYTQRCQLELVLAAEAMAQATLEDVSALEEMADKMTASGTEEQYFFHMDRNFHRRLYELSRMPHLVSIVEHLMDFVQAFLTLRAYSAVHRELFNKQHAMIIDALRRKDETDLLSTLENNIMVGLDLVREELARFSH, encoded by the coding sequence ATGGGCATCATGAAAAATAGGGCAGAACCCGAAGGCATTGCGACAAAATCTCTTGTTGCCTACAAGATGATCCGTGACATGATTCTGAGCGGCGCGGCTCTTCCGGGAACGCGGCTTATACTTGTGGAACTCGAGCGGAAGCTGGGAGTCGGGCGCGGGCCTATACGTGACGCGCTGCTTCTGCTGGGGCAGTCCGGTCTCGTGCAGATTGTCCCGTACAAGGGTGCTGTCGTTATGTTGCCGCCGTCCTATCGGGAAATGGAACTGATTTACACGCAACGCTGCCAGCTTGAGCTGGTTCTGGCTGCGGAGGCCATGGCACAGGCAACTCTTGAAGATGTGTCCGCCCTGGAGGAGATGGCGGACAAAATGACAGCTTCCGGCACGGAGGAGCAGTATTTCTTCCATATGGACAGAAATTTCCACCGCCGGCTTTATGAACTTTCACGTATGCCGCACCTGGTGTCTATCGTGGAACACCTCATGGATTTCGTACAGGCTTTCCTGACGTTACGCGCTTATTCCGCCGTGCACAGGGAGCTGTTCAACAAACAGCATGCCATGATCATTGATGCCTTACGCCGTAAAGATGAAACGGATCTGCTTTCCACACTCGAGAACAACATCATGGTCGGCCTGGACCTCGTGCGTGAGGAACTGGCCCGTTTTTCACACTAA
- the hisD gene encoding histidinol dehydrogenase — MHYLKQAAKSVEGSSKEARAVVEQMLEEIRSGREDAVRALARKFDNWDQEFILSDAKRQKLIASVPESVKRDLEFAHKQVAGFAKAQRDSLKEFETEVTPGVILGQRVIPMDVAGCYVPGGRFAHACSGIMSVATAKAAGVPFIVAATPPRGDHIDPATCYAMHIAGADIILEMGGVQAIATMAYGLYTGKPANILVGPGNAYVAEAKALLSGSGLCGIDVFAGPTESAVIADETADPMTVAIDLVSQAEHGYNSPVWLFTVSEELGKKVLELIPRLCEDMPNPDVPLTAWNDYGEIICSANREELARTCDAYAPEHVQVIAKDLDWWRDRLRSFGSLFLGEGSTVPHGDKCSGTNHILPTKKAGYYSGGLNVHKFLKICTYQNISKQANEVIGGAASRLSRVEGMEGHARACDWRLRKFYPGRKWDFQVYEHPKF, encoded by the coding sequence ATGCACTACCTGAAACAAGCCGCCAAATCTGTGGAAGGTTCCAGCAAGGAGGCCCGCGCTGTCGTGGAGCAGATGCTGGAGGAAATCCGTTCGGGGCGCGAAGACGCCGTGCGCGCTTTGGCCAGAAAGTTCGACAACTGGGACCAGGAATTCATCTTGAGCGACGCAAAACGCCAAAAGCTTATTGCTTCCGTACCAGAAAGTGTGAAACGCGATCTGGAATTCGCCCACAAGCAGGTCGCCGGCTTTGCCAAAGCACAACGGGACAGCCTGAAAGAGTTTGAGACCGAAGTGACGCCGGGCGTCATTTTAGGCCAGCGCGTTATTCCCATGGATGTGGCCGGCTGCTATGTGCCCGGCGGCCGCTTCGCCCATGCCTGCTCAGGCATCATGAGCGTGGCCACGGCCAAGGCCGCGGGTGTACCCTTCATCGTGGCGGCCACACCGCCCAGGGGCGACCATATCGATCCGGCCACCTGCTACGCCATGCACATCGCCGGAGCCGACATCATTCTTGAAATGGGGGGCGTCCAGGCCATTGCCACGATGGCCTACGGCCTGTACACCGGCAAACCCGCCAATATTCTTGTGGGGCCCGGCAATGCCTATGTGGCTGAAGCCAAGGCCCTGCTGAGCGGTTCCGGCCTGTGCGGCATCGATGTATTTGCCGGTCCCACGGAGTCCGCCGTCATTGCTGATGAGACCGCCGACCCCATGACCGTGGCCATCGACCTCGTTTCTCAGGCCGAACACGGCTACAATTCTCCGGTCTGGCTCTTTACCGTCAGTGAGGAACTGGGGAAAAAGGTTCTTGAACTGATTCCCAGGCTTTGCGAGGACATGCCCAACCCCGACGTGCCTCTGACAGCCTGGAACGATTACGGCGAAATCATCTGCAGTGCGAACCGCGAGGAACTGGCCCGGACCTGCGACGCCTATGCTCCTGAACACGTGCAGGTCATCGCCAAAGACCTGGACTGGTGGCGCGATCGGTTGCGCAGTTTCGGCTCGCTGTTTTTAGGCGAGGGCAGCACCGTGCCGCATGGCGACAAATGCTCCGGCACCAACCACATCCTGCCCACCAAAAAGGCCGGCTATTACAGCGGCGGCCTGAATGTGCACAAATTCCTGAAGATCTGCACCTACCAGAACATCAGCAAACAGGCCAACGAGGTCATCGGCGGCGCCGCCTCCCGCCTGTCGCGGGTAGAAGGCATGGAAGGCCATGCGCGCGCCTGCGACTGGCGTCTGCGCAAGTTCTATCCCGGCCGGAAATGGGACTTCCAGGTTTACGAGCATCCCAAGTTCTGA
- a CDS encoding APC family permease, producing the protein MHQKHHDGPQRNELEKSVVPMQAWALAVGAIIGWGCFILPGTRFLPLSGPVASLIGLGVGAVALCIVALCYGVMIKAYPVAGGAFAYAFVSLGRVAAVICGWGLALSYSCVIALNATAILLLTRFLLPGAFEVGYLYSVAGWDIYTGEVILISLVILFFAFMNYRGNSCANNLQLTLSVSLSIGVVALAAGSGINETASIHNLEPYFNEMHSGFISIITVVALAPFLYQGFDTIPQTAEEFNFDHDKSTRLMLISILCGCALYSLVLFAVSIIRPYPELLAAEYPWLTGAVANMAFGKIGGLILAVPVLAGIFSGMNGYFIATTRILFSMGRGKFIPSWFEKISPKHQTPVNAISFVLGFSLLAPWFGRQVLVWLTDTCALSAALSYFFTCFAAYRFVSQYPEQVNLPFAKSVTILGSLISMASFLLLAIPGSPAVISRESWMLLAVWCVLGFILYKKRAAELNAIPIRDLQFMLLGNNTRPLLFKVSD; encoded by the coding sequence ATGCATCAGAAACATCATGACGGCCCGCAACGCAATGAATTGGAAAAATCCGTTGTCCCCATGCAGGCATGGGCCCTGGCCGTAGGTGCGATCATCGGCTGGGGTTGCTTCATACTGCCCGGCACGCGCTTTCTGCCTCTTTCCGGCCCCGTCGCCAGCCTCATCGGCCTGGGCGTCGGGGCCGTCGCGTTATGTATCGTCGCCCTGTGCTACGGCGTTATGATCAAAGCCTATCCCGTGGCCGGCGGGGCTTTCGCCTATGCCTTCGTCAGCCTGGGACGGGTGGCGGCCGTCATCTGCGGCTGGGGGCTGGCGCTGAGCTACAGCTGCGTCATCGCGCTCAACGCAACGGCGATTCTTCTACTCACGCGCTTTCTCCTGCCGGGCGCATTTGAAGTCGGATACCTCTACTCCGTCGCCGGGTGGGACATCTATACCGGCGAAGTGATCCTCATCTCGCTGGTTATCCTTTTCTTCGCCTTCATGAATTATCGCGGAAACTCCTGCGCCAACAATCTGCAGCTCACGCTTTCCGTATCTCTGTCCATCGGCGTTGTGGCGCTGGCTGCAGGATCCGGCATCAACGAGACGGCCTCCATCCACAACCTTGAGCCCTACTTCAATGAAATGCACTCCGGCTTTATCAGCATAATTACAGTGGTGGCCCTTGCCCCCTTTCTCTATCAGGGCTTTGACACCATTCCGCAGACCGCCGAGGAATTCAATTTTGATCACGACAAATCCACACGGTTGATGCTCATATCCATCCTTTGCGGTTGCGCGCTGTATTCCCTTGTTCTGTTCGCGGTATCCATCATCAGACCCTATCCGGAACTGCTGGCAGCAGAATACCCGTGGCTCACCGGCGCTGTGGCCAACATGGCCTTCGGCAAAATCGGGGGACTCATTCTGGCGGTTCCTGTGCTCGCGGGCATTTTCAGCGGAATGAACGGCTATTTCATTGCAACCACACGCATTCTGTTCAGCATGGGACGCGGCAAATTTATTCCTTCCTGGTTTGAAAAAATTTCCCCCAAGCATCAAACACCAGTCAATGCCATTTCCTTCGTGCTGGGTTTCTCCCTCCTGGCCCCGTGGTTCGGTCGGCAGGTTCTGGTCTGGCTGACCGATACCTGCGCCTTGAGCGCCGCGCTGAGCTACTTCTTTACTTGTTTCGCGGCGTACAGATTCGTCAGCCAATATCCCGAACAGGTTAACCTTCCCTTCGCCAAATCAGTGACGATTCTGGGCTCCCTCATCTCCATGGCCAGTTTCCTTTTGCTCGCCATACCAGGCTCGCCGGCGGTTATCAGCCGGGAATCCTGGATGCTGCTGGCAGTCTGGTGTGTACTGGGCTTCATACTTTACAAAAAGCGTGCCGCCGAGCTGAACGCCATCCCCATCCGGGATCTTCAGTTCATGCTACTGGGCAACAATACACGTCCATTGCTTTTCAAGGTCAGTGATTAA
- the ilvA gene encoding threonine ammonia-lyase, biosynthetic, whose translation MHDHSEYLNRILLSRVYDVAVETPLDEAVSLSRRLGNKVLLKREDLQPVFSFKLRGAYNKMARLSPEELRRGVIAASAGNHAQGVALSAQRLGCEATIVMPVTTPAIKISAVRRLGGQVVLSGESFSDAWRHTQDLIGQSGAVFIPPFEDPDVIAGQGTIGMEILRQHPGEIHAVFVPIGGGGMAAGVAAYIKHLRPEIRVIGVEPVDSDAMRRSIMAGYPVELSDVGLFADGVAVKLVGEETFALCRDLLDDIITVDTDAICGAIKDIFEDTRVVAEPAGALSLAGLRAYAANGGVKDATLVAIVSGANMNFDRLGHVVDRSEIGAEREALLAVTIPEQMGSFRRLCTAIGKRSITELCTRFADPERARVLVGIKIQGKGDVAEVLADLREQGFTVIDLSDNELAKLHLRHMVGGNAPQVANERLLRFAFPERPGALLDLIDAMRVEFNITLFQYRYHGADFGRVLMGFDVPDEQREAFEDFLARVERMGYPHVDESDNPAYKMFLGWHDA comes from the coding sequence ATGCACGATCACAGCGAGTATCTGAACCGCATCCTGTTGAGCCGCGTCTACGACGTGGCGGTGGAAACGCCCCTGGACGAGGCCGTGAGCCTGTCGCGGCGGCTGGGCAACAAAGTGCTGCTCAAACGCGAGGACTTGCAGCCGGTCTTTTCCTTCAAGCTGCGCGGCGCATACAACAAGATGGCCCGCCTTTCGCCCGAGGAACTGCGGCGCGGCGTCATCGCCGCCTCGGCGGGCAATCACGCCCAGGGCGTGGCCCTGTCCGCCCAGCGCCTGGGCTGCGAAGCCACCATCGTCATGCCCGTGACCACCCCGGCCATCAAGATTTCGGCCGTGCGGCGCCTGGGCGGGCAGGTAGTGCTTTCCGGCGAGTCCTTCAGCGACGCCTGGCGGCACACCCAGGATCTGATCGGCCAGAGCGGCGCGGTGTTCATTCCTCCCTTCGAGGACCCGGACGTGATCGCCGGGCAGGGCACCATCGGCATGGAAATTCTGCGCCAGCATCCGGGCGAGATCCACGCGGTCTTCGTGCCCATCGGCGGCGGCGGCATGGCCGCCGGAGTGGCCGCCTACATCAAGCACCTGCGCCCGGAAATCCGGGTCATCGGCGTGGAGCCCGTGGATTCCGACGCCATGCGCCGCTCGATCATGGCCGGGTATCCCGTGGAGCTCAGCGATGTGGGCCTGTTTGCCGACGGCGTGGCCGTGAAGCTGGTGGGCGAGGAGACCTTCGCTCTCTGCCGCGATCTGCTGGACGACATTATCACTGTGGATACCGACGCCATCTGCGGGGCCATCAAGGACATTTTTGAAGACACCCGCGTGGTGGCCGAGCCCGCCGGGGCCCTGTCCTTGGCCGGTCTGCGGGCCTATGCCGCCAACGGCGGGGTCAAGGACGCCACTTTGGTCGCCATCGTCAGCGGCGCGAACATGAATTTCGACCGCCTCGGCCATGTGGTGGACCGCTCTGAAATCGGCGCGGAACGCGAAGCTCTGCTGGCCGTGACCATTCCGGAACAGATGGGCAGCTTCCGGCGGCTCTGCACGGCCATCGGCAAGCGCAGCATCACCGAGCTGTGCACCCGTTTCGCGGACCCGGAAAGGGCGCGGGTGCTGGTGGGCATCAAGATTCAGGGCAAGGGCGACGTGGCCGAGGTGCTGGCCGATCTGCGCGAGCAGGGCTTTACGGTCATTGATCTCAGCGACAATGAGCTTGCCAAGCTGCACCTGCGGCATATGGTGGGCGGCAATGCCCCGCAGGTCGCCAATGAGCGCCTGCTGCGCTTCGCCTTCCCCGAGCGGCCCGGCGCTTTGCTGGACCTTATTGACGCCATGCGCGTGGAATTCAACATCACCCTGTTCCAGTACCGCTATCACGGGGCCGACTTCGGCCGGGTGCTGATGGGCTTTGACGTGCCCGATGAGCAGCGGGAGGCTTTTGAGGACTTTTTGGCGCGGGTGGAGCGCATGGGCTACCCGCATGTGGATGAGTCGGACAATCCGGCCTACAAGATGTTTTTGGGCTGGCACGACGCCTAA